A single Mustela lutreola isolate mMusLut2 chromosome X, mMusLut2.pri, whole genome shotgun sequence DNA region contains:
- the LOC131821697 gene encoding melanoma-associated antigen B10-like: MPRGQKSKLRAREKRRQAREESGHLVDAQATVPEKEKPSSSPPPHFKDAPQSSPATGAHSNPQITGRVHSTSTTAEAAPNTRFNEGAKKQVEEKPNASQAKDTTEHWPRGPIDKKVAMLVYYLLYKYQMKESITKADMLKNVIQIYKNHFHEILWKASEHLELVFGLDVKEVDPNRNIYVLVNKLESSYNGRVNENGGVPKTGLLMTVLGVIFTKGNCATEEQVWEVLNMMGLYDGMKNFIYGEPRKLITKDWVKEEYLEYRQVADSDPPRYEFLWGPRAHAETSKMRVLEFVAKIHNTVPSAFPTWYEEALRDEEERARARVVAKACTAAMASARSRALASSFSCPK, from the coding sequence ATGCCTCGGGGCCAGAAGAGTAAGCTTCGTGCCCGTGAAAAACGCCGCCAGGCTCGAGAAGAGTCAGGGCATCTGGTGGATGCTCAGGCTACTGtaccagagaaagaaaagcccTCTTCATCTCCACCTCCTCATTTCAAAGATGCTCCCCAGAGCTCACCTGCCACAGGAGCACACAGTAATCCTCAAATTACTGGCAGAGTCCACTCCACCAGCACTACTGCTGAAGCTGCTCCAAACACAAGATTTAATGAAGGTGCCAAAAAGCAAGTGGAGGAAAAGCCAAATGCCTCACAGGCCAAAGATACCACTGAGCACTGGCCCAGAGGCCCTATAGATAAGAAGGTTGCTATGTTGGTATACTACCTGCTGTACAAGTATCAAATGAAAGAGTCCATTACCAAGGCAGATATGCTGAAAAATGTAATCCAGATTTACAAGAATCACTTCCATGAGATCCTCTGGAAAGCCTCTGAGCACTTGGAGCTGGTGTTTGGCCTTGACGTGAAGGAAGTGGATCCCAACAGGAACATCTATGTTCTTGTCAACAAATTGGAATCCAGCTATAATGGGAGAGTAAATGAGAATGGAGGTGTGCCCAAGACTGGCCTGTTGATGACTGTCCTGGGTGTGATCTTCACAAAGGGCAACTGTGCCACtgaggagcaagtctgggaagtGCTGAATATGATGGGGTTATATGATGGAATGAAGAACTTCATCTATGGGGAGCCCAGGAAGCTCATCACCAAAGATTGGGTGAAAGAAGAGTACCTGGAGTACCGGCAGGTGGCCGACAGTGATCCTCCACGCTATGAGTTCCTGTGGGGTCCCAGAGCCCACGCTGAGACCAGCAAGATGAGAGTCCTAGAGTTTGTGGCCAAGATCCATAATACCGTCCCAAGTGCCTTCCCAACCTGGTATGAAGAGGCTTTGAGAGATGAGGAAGAGCGAGCTAGAGCCAGAGTTGTAGCCAAGGCTTGTACCGCTGCTATGGCAAGTGCACGCTCCAGGGCCCTGGCCAGCAGCTTCTCCTGCCCCAAGTAA
- the LOC131820899 gene encoding melanoma-associated antigen B10-like translates to MRSTPPFTSKGHTPAFSPYGNNRKWEVDSPQLPSLASPRSESIVRAGGIRLLVHLSTSLLHLNRVIMPRGQKSKLRARERRRQAREGSQDLGPRTATFTATTAAAVSYMRSNEGTNEVQGRPRSFQNPIATEPFHRSPLGEKVFILVYYLLYKYQTKEPITKADMLRNVIQIYRNYFHVILRKASDHLELVFGLDMKEVDPNRHIYVLVNKLEPSYDGRLSNESSVPETGLLMTVLGVIFTKGNCATEEQVWEVLNMMGLYPGRKHFIYGEPRKLITRDLVKENYLEYRQVVNSDPPRYEFLWGPRAHAETSKMRVLEFLAKIHDTIPSAFPSYYEEALRDEEERAQARAAAKALIAARANARSKAMASARSRATASSSSHP, encoded by the exons ATGCGGAGC ACTCCACCCTTCACCTCCAAAGGCCACACCCCTGCCTTCAGCCCCTATGGGAATAACCGGAAGTGGGAAGTGGATTCCCCCCAACTTCCGTCTCTGGCTTCTCCGAGAAGTGAAAGTATTGTTCGGGCTGGTGGTATCAG GTTACTGGTTCACCTGTCCACATCTCTGCTGCACCTGAACAGAGTCATCATGCCTCGGGGTCAGAAGAGTAAGCTCCGGGCCCGTGAGAGACGCCGACAGGCCCGAGAAGGTTCACAGGATCTG GGTCCTCGGACAGCCACATTCACCGCCACTACTGCTGCAGCTGTGTCATACATGAGATCAAATGAAGGCACCAATGAAGTACAGGGAAGGCCAAGATCCTTCCAGAATCCAATAGCCACTGAGCCCTTCCATAGAAGCCCTCTGGGGGAGAAGGTGTTTATATTGGTATACTACCTGCTATATAAGTATCAAACCAAAGAGCCCATTACCAAGGCAGATATGCTTAGAAATGTAATTCAGATCTACAGGAATTACTTCCATGTGATCCTCAGGAAAGCCTCTGATCACTTAGAGCTGGTCTTTGGCCTCGACATGAAGGAGGTGGATCCCAATAGGCACATCTATGTGCTCGTCAACAAATTGGAACCAAGCTATGATGGGAGGCTGAGTAATGAGAGTAGTGTGCCTGAGACTGGTCTGCTGATGACCGTTCTGGGCGTGATCTTCACAAAGGGCAACTGTGCCACtgaggagcaagtctgggaagtGCTGAATATGATGGGGTTATATCCTGGGAGGAAGCACTTCATCTATGGGGAGCCCAGGAAGCTCATCACCAGAGATTTGGTGAAAGAAAATTACCTGGAGTATAGGCAGGTGGTCAACAGTGATCCTCCACGCTATGAGTTCCTGTGGGGTCCCAGAGCCCACGCTGAGACCAGCAAGATGAGAGTTCTTGAGTTTTTGGCCAAGATCCATgataccatcccctctgcctttccaTCCTATTATGAAGAGGCTTTGAGGGATGAGGAAGAACGAGCCCAAGCCAGAGCTGCAGCCAAGGCTCTTATTGCTGCCAGGGCTAATGCACGCTCCAAGGCCATGGCCAGTGCCCGTTCCAGGGCCACGGCTAGCAGCTCCTCCCACCCCTAG